The following proteins are co-located in the Paenibacillus sp. FSL H8-0079 genome:
- a CDS encoding helix-turn-helix domain-containing protein, with amino-acid sequence MQHDLLNTLDKLFDYIEDHIQDKLTLDHLASVTHISKFHLHRMFKHVSGQLPGEYIRSRKLARSLEQLVNLNWKIIDISGHYAFEHEQSYIRAFKQAFGITPLQYRKQGAGDLEFTARMTSSMITMLPYGYIFKPTYVRKPAMKLIGQRSHIRYADNEEHYEANSAGNDFFEKHFHSIPNVLQPNVYIGFTNEINEDYSTYQPSVEVTSLDHVPEELDGIEVPANQYAVFKFVCDFHPSLINIDHLDSVWTFIDEYWQGHSGYEKSDPYYFERIDGSLAQDHYGEMDIYIPAKQISL; translated from the coding sequence ATGCAACATGATTTGCTGAATACATTGGATAAGCTATTCGACTACATAGAAGATCATATTCAAGACAAATTAACGCTGGATCATCTGGCATCCGTGACTCATATATCCAAGTTCCACCTGCATCGCATGTTCAAACATGTGAGCGGACAACTGCCTGGAGAATACATTCGCTCACGCAAATTGGCACGCAGCCTGGAGCAATTGGTGAATCTGAACTGGAAGATTATCGATATCAGTGGACATTATGCTTTTGAACATGAACAATCCTACATACGTGCTTTCAAACAAGCCTTCGGCATCACACCTTTGCAATATCGCAAACAGGGAGCTGGAGATCTTGAATTCACAGCCCGCATGACTTCATCCATGATCACAATGCTTCCATATGGATATATTTTCAAACCAACATATGTACGAAAACCGGCCATGAAACTCATTGGGCAACGATCCCACATTCGGTATGCAGACAATGAAGAGCACTATGAAGCTAATTCAGCAGGCAACGACTTTTTTGAAAAACACTTTCATTCGATTCCTAACGTGTTGCAACCCAACGTATATATTGGATTTACCAATGAGATTAATGAGGATTACAGTACATACCAGCCGTCTGTAGAAGTAACTAGTCTAGATCATGTCCCTGAAGAGCTGGACGGAATTGAGGTCCCGGCCAACCAGTATGCCGTATTCAAATTCGTCTGTGATTTCCATCCAAGTCTCATCAATATTGATCACTTGGACAGTGTCTGGACATTTATTGATGAATATTGGCAGGGCCATTCGGGGTATGAGAAGAGTGATCCATACTATTTTGAAAGAATTGATGGCAGTCTGGCTCAGGACCACTACGGAGAAATGGACATTTATATTCCTGCAAAGCAAATTTCACTGTAA
- a CDS encoding GT-D fold domain-containing glycosyltransferase → MNSIYLEMEGVLDQLEAALLEQRPLSLVRVGDGENIVMSQETVWPTEQVLQERWAIKANLGQKGLSLPNPQLRDEVAASLQRADIVGILPRGDSTINAPDYLKRPLTDMVFAHFGISPPLTCHACVNRELVQNPRFWQMLAGKRVLLVTREVEALRATLEREPYHLNIVTALPFDSYDQKEDTLEWIQANQDTFDVALFSCGVNAVILAERTAALAGKVAIDFGKANNIILKGRAN, encoded by the coding sequence ATGAATTCGATCTATCTTGAAATGGAAGGTGTGCTTGATCAGCTTGAAGCGGCGCTTCTTGAACAGCGTCCTCTTTCTCTGGTGCGAGTTGGCGATGGCGAGAATATCGTCATGTCTCAAGAAACCGTATGGCCCACAGAACAGGTTCTTCAGGAGCGTTGGGCCATTAAGGCCAATCTAGGACAAAAAGGACTGAGCCTTCCCAACCCGCAGCTACGGGATGAGGTCGCGGCTTCCTTGCAACGGGCCGATATCGTCGGCATTCTTCCCCGCGGTGATAGCACCATTAACGCTCCGGATTATCTCAAAAGACCCCTGACCGATATGGTGTTTGCACATTTTGGCATCTCTCCTCCACTGACTTGTCATGCCTGTGTCAATCGGGAGCTGGTGCAGAACCCGCGTTTCTGGCAGATGCTTGCAGGCAAGCGAGTGCTTCTCGTTACCCGTGAGGTTGAGGCACTGCGTGCCACGCTTGAACGTGAGCCGTATCATCTGAACATTGTGACTGCACTGCCCTTCGACAGCTATGATCAGAAGGAGGATACGCTTGAGTGGATTCAGGCAAATCAAGATACCTTTGATGTTGCTCTCTTCTCCTGTGGTGTTAACGCCGTTATTCTTGCTGAGCGAACAGCTGCACTCGCAGGCAAAGTTGCCATCGACTTTGGCAAAGCCAACAACATCATTCTCAAGGGTCGCGCCAACTGA
- a CDS encoding glycosyltransferase family 2 protein, producing the protein MITISLCMIVKNEERTLARCLDSVAGIADEIVIVDTGSSDRTMDIAAQYTDQVYTYEWKEDFAAARNESFAKATQEYILWLDADDVLLPAERAKLAVLKQQLPSEGETAAVILNYTLAEGPEGSPLVTDRRLRLVKRDAGCRWHGRLHEQLSFPPSGVITADIAVTHRREAGHHSARNVRILRKWIAEEGVAQGRLLFYYAGECYDRQRYAAAARGYAKLLEQPSGYREDRLIACARLAECHERLGEPGRKLGALLQSFQYDLPHADFCCAIAACFHERQEPVSAIYWYMQAVDVSSRDPGLRPVPVACRTWLPHARLSLCYAHLGNWEQALMHNTKAREYLPNDPGLLANRQKLEVVVRKEIKEREDRGEVSPRK; encoded by the coding sequence GTGATCACCATCAGTCTGTGCATGATTGTGAAGAACGAGGAACGCACGCTGGCACGCTGTCTCGATTCGGTTGCTGGCATCGCGGACGAGATCGTCATCGTGGATACCGGTTCATCAGATCGTACGATGGACATCGCTGCGCAGTATACCGACCAGGTCTACACGTATGAATGGAAAGAAGACTTTGCCGCAGCGCGGAATGAGTCATTCGCCAAGGCCACGCAGGAGTATATTCTGTGGCTGGATGCGGATGATGTGCTGCTGCCCGCGGAACGGGCGAAGCTTGCGGTGTTAAAGCAGCAGTTGCCGTCTGAGGGGGAGACGGCGGCTGTGATCTTGAACTACACGCTGGCCGAGGGGCCGGAGGGAAGTCCGCTCGTGACGGACCGACGCCTTCGCCTGGTCAAGCGGGATGCCGGGTGCCGCTGGCATGGCCGGCTGCACGAGCAGCTCAGCTTCCCGCCGAGCGGGGTCATTACGGCAGATATTGCCGTCACGCACCGCCGCGAAGCGGGACATCATTCGGCGCGAAACGTGCGCATTCTGCGCAAATGGATCGCCGAAGAGGGCGTAGCCCAAGGTCGCCTGCTGTTCTATTATGCAGGCGAATGTTATGACCGCCAGCGTTATGCGGCGGCGGCACGCGGGTACGCGAAGCTGCTGGAGCAGCCGAGCGGTTACCGCGAAGATCGTCTCATTGCCTGCGCGCGGCTGGCGGAATGTCATGAGCGGCTTGGCGAGCCGGGCCGTAAGCTTGGCGCATTGCTGCAGTCGTTCCAATATGACCTGCCCCATGCCGATTTTTGCTGCGCCATTGCGGCTTGCTTCCATGAACGGCAAGAACCCGTCTCGGCGATCTATTGGTATATGCAAGCCGTAGACGTGAGCAGCCGCGATCCCGGTCTGCGCCCGGTGCCCGTGGCTTGCCGCACCTGGCTACCACATGCCCGTCTTTCCCTATGCTATGCCCATCTGGGCAACTGGGAACAGGCACTGATGCATAACACCAAAGCCCGTGAGTATCTGCCGAACGATCCCGGATTGCTTGCCAATCGGCAGAAGCTCGAAGTGGTGGTGCGCAAGGAGATAAAGGAGCGGGAAGATCGTGGTGAAGTGTCACCTCGCAAGTAG
- the speD gene encoding adenosylmethionine decarboxylase, which yields MTITPEQRIQLHGFNNLTKSLSFNMYDICYTKTKDEREAYIEYIDEQYNAARLSKILNNVSDIIGAHVLNVAQQDYVPQGASVTMLVSEGPIVEIPEESLDESPGPLPDNVVMQLDKSHITVHTYPEFHPSEGISTFRADIDVSTCGEISPLKALNYLIHSFDTDIMTMDYRVRGFTRDTSGRKLFIDHEIGSIQNYIPDEIKSSFDMIDVNVYQENIFHTKCKLREFDLDNYLFGYTKDKLSKKEQQEITEWLKLEMDEIYYGKNINRPS from the coding sequence ATGACAATTACGCCAGAGCAGCGCATTCAACTGCATGGATTTAACAACCTGACCAAGTCGCTCAGCTTCAATATGTATGATATTTGTTATACCAAAACCAAAGACGAACGCGAAGCTTACATTGAATATATTGATGAACAGTATAACGCCGCCCGGCTGAGCAAAATTCTTAACAACGTCTCTGACATCATTGGGGCTCATGTTCTGAATGTTGCGCAGCAGGATTATGTGCCTCAAGGTGCGAGTGTGACGATGCTGGTCTCCGAAGGTCCGATCGTGGAGATCCCCGAGGAATCACTCGATGAATCTCCCGGCCCTCTGCCAGATAACGTCGTTATGCAGCTGGATAAAAGTCATATCACTGTTCACACCTATCCTGAGTTTCACCCCAGTGAAGGTATCAGTACCTTCCGTGCAGACATCGATGTCTCCACCTGCGGTGAGATCTCACCGCTCAAGGCGCTGAATTATCTGATCCACTCGTTTGATACGGACATTATGACGATGGATTACCGGGTACGTGGTTTCACGCGGGATACGAGCGGACGTAAGCTGTTCATTGACCATGAGATCGGCTCGATTCAGAATTATATTCCGGACGAGATCAAGAGCAGCTTCGACATGATTGACGTGAACGTCTATCAGGAGAACATTTTTCATACCAAGTGTAAACTGAGGGAATTCGATCTCGACAATTATCTGTTTGGGTACACCAAGGATAAGCTGAGCAAGAAGGAACAACAGGAGATTACCGAGTGGCTGAAGCTGGAGATGGATGAGATCTATTACGGCAAAAACATCAATCGTCCCTCCTAA
- a CDS encoding RluA family pseudouridine synthase: MNKRKRPTGKTSASAKGKSYAGASASRNTEENKKPLAAKSSAAPKKAGGNKSKNASASKRPGNSYYRKQEPPRQYKVTEPDELLNFLLQHLKSGRNAVKSILGRGQVSVDQKVVTKFNEALTPGQIVYIRKEGAVAAPSLTGINILHEDDDIIVIRKEAGLLSIAADKTDDLTAYRQLTEHVRRTNPLNRIFVVHRLDRDTSGVMMFAKSEEVQQKLQNNWKENVQDRVYVALVEGSVAKEEGTISSWLKETKTLKMYSSSRPNDGQHAITHYKRLKSNREFSLLEVRLETGRKNQIRVHMEDLGHPIAGDRKYGARTRDLGRLGLHARILSFIHPTTDELMSFETDIPKPFLYPFRAETPPAK, encoded by the coding sequence ATGAATAAACGCAAACGTCCAACAGGCAAAACATCGGCTTCGGCCAAGGGGAAATCATATGCTGGTGCTTCCGCATCACGCAATACAGAAGAGAACAAGAAGCCATTAGCCGCGAAATCGTCGGCCGCGCCCAAGAAAGCCGGAGGCAACAAATCCAAAAACGCCAGTGCTTCTAAACGCCCGGGCAATTCCTATTATCGCAAGCAGGAACCACCGCGCCAGTACAAAGTAACGGAACCGGATGAACTGTTGAATTTCTTGCTGCAACATCTGAAATCGGGACGTAATGCGGTAAAATCCATTTTGGGTCGCGGACAGGTATCCGTGGATCAGAAAGTCGTAACCAAGTTTAATGAGGCGCTGACGCCAGGCCAGATTGTATATATTAGAAAAGAAGGTGCAGTCGCTGCTCCGTCCTTGACAGGCATTAACATTTTGCATGAAGACGATGATATCATTGTGATCCGTAAGGAAGCTGGACTGTTGTCCATTGCTGCTGACAAGACAGATGACCTGACGGCTTATCGCCAACTGACAGAGCATGTGCGCCGCACCAATCCGCTGAACCGGATTTTTGTCGTCCATCGTCTGGATCGGGATACGTCAGGTGTCATGATGTTTGCCAAAAGTGAAGAGGTACAACAGAAGCTGCAAAACAACTGGAAAGAAAATGTACAGGATCGCGTCTACGTCGCTCTTGTTGAAGGTTCGGTAGCGAAAGAAGAAGGTACCATTTCTTCCTGGCTGAAGGAAACCAAAACGCTGAAGATGTACTCCAGCTCGCGTCCGAATGATGGACAACATGCGATTACGCATTACAAACGACTGAAGTCGAACCGGGAGTTCTCCCTGCTTGAAGTGCGCCTGGAAACAGGTCGCAAAAATCAGATTCGTGTGCATATGGAAGATCTCGGACATCCGATTGCGGGTGACAGAAAATACGGCGCACGTACAAGAGACCTCGGCCGTCTCGGACTTCATGCACGTATACTCTCGTTTATTCATCCGACAACCGATGAACTGATGTCATTTGAGACGGATATTCCGAAGCCATTCCTGTATCCGTTCCGTGCAGAAACTCCACCCGCGAAATAA
- a CDS encoding methyltransferase domain-containing protein: MANYDRVSERYYGEINSEDSHEATRTRVHWMCRETTGKRILDVGCSQGITSILLAREGFRVTGVDLEEESIRYAQAELAKESKPVRNNVDFRMLDITQWKVRTTFDTVLLGEVLEHFAHPETLLVQIHRLLQEDGTLVVTVPYGYHPFYDHKQTFYAGSLAMCLMPYFEVLKLEVHHKYLCCVARRRQNTQLHMSPEMDQLLEWMELDHIHFAEVEQQHLRVMKQRKKVLDSAVEQVKRLRRQGSGEV; the protein is encoded by the coding sequence ATGGCAAATTATGACCGGGTGAGTGAACGCTATTACGGCGAAATCAATTCGGAAGATTCTCATGAAGCAACCCGGACACGCGTCCACTGGATGTGCCGCGAGACCACAGGTAAACGCATCCTGGATGTTGGTTGCAGTCAGGGCATTACGTCCATTTTGCTGGCGCGTGAAGGATTTCGTGTAACAGGGGTCGATTTGGAAGAAGAAAGTATCCGATACGCGCAAGCCGAGCTTGCTAAAGAGTCCAAGCCAGTTAGGAACAATGTGGATTTTCGAATGCTGGACATTACGCAATGGAAAGTAAGGACTACCTTTGACACGGTGCTGCTTGGAGAAGTGCTGGAGCATTTTGCTCATCCGGAGACGCTATTGGTGCAGATTCATCGGCTGTTGCAAGAGGATGGGACGCTGGTTGTGACTGTGCCGTATGGATATCACCCGTTCTATGACCACAAGCAGACCTTCTATGCAGGAAGCCTGGCGATGTGTCTAATGCCGTATTTTGAAGTCTTGAAACTGGAAGTTCATCATAAATATCTATGTTGCGTGGCCCGCAGACGGCAGAATACACAGCTGCATATGTCGCCAGAAATGGATCAATTGTTGGAGTGGATGGAGCTGGATCATATCCATTTTGCTGAGGTGGAACAACAGCATCTTCGCGTAATGAAGCAGCGCAAGAAGGTACTGGACAGTGCGGTGGAGCAGGTGAAACGTCTTCGCCGTCAGGGGAGTGGGGAAGTGTAG
- a CDS encoding glycosyltransferase: MSRKVVIEINFNNYGMDPQRLTREWLERRMSIFRTFTLHCLKAQTNQDFLTVVKLSKESGDLMQEILASQEPLPSNIRFGTNIESVRAILAFAEGAEQLYIARLDSDDLYHKTFVQQLYDIQPQPQTMALINQNGYLWDSVNNEMAPAFHRSPQFYVYLYQTTEYAAGYRVKLPGRGTHGNVIELLHELLAPRNYVNIVHSNNTSVKRVPPNDRLSRDEMAQVLREFMI; the protein is encoded by the coding sequence ATGTCCAGGAAAGTTGTGATTGAGATTAACTTCAACAATTACGGGATGGACCCGCAGCGATTGACGCGGGAATGGCTGGAGCGTCGGATGAGCATCTTCCGCACGTTCACATTGCATTGCCTGAAGGCACAGACGAATCAGGATTTCCTAACGGTGGTGAAGCTGTCCAAGGAATCGGGGGACTTGATGCAGGAAATTCTGGCAAGTCAGGAGCCGCTTCCTTCCAATATTCGTTTTGGAACCAATATCGAGAGTGTGCGTGCCATTCTGGCATTTGCCGAAGGTGCGGAGCAACTCTATATTGCCCGTCTGGATTCGGATGATCTGTACCATAAGACTTTTGTTCAACAGCTCTACGATATTCAGCCACAACCGCAGACGATGGCCCTAATTAATCAGAATGGTTATCTGTGGGATAGCGTGAATAATGAGATGGCCCCGGCATTTCACCGTTCTCCGCAATTCTATGTCTACTTGTACCAAACGACCGAATATGCAGCGGGGTACCGGGTGAAGCTTCCGGGCAGGGGTACACATGGCAATGTCATCGAACTGCTTCACGAGCTGCTTGCTCCGCGCAATTATGTCAACATCGTGCATTCCAATAATACTTCAGTCAAAAGGGTACCGCCCAATGACCGGTTAAGCCGGGATGAGATGGCACAGGTATTACGCGAATTCATGATCTGA
- a CDS encoding DUF5412 family protein, translating into MDSKTQANSSSSHTNSRKPWIRRHPILITFTLLILVLFAAVFLYFWLRPYFSTFDRSEKGELSYSMPSRNGEYTAEIYGVPYGGAAGGVTMWVDVKKTNAPEDSTVKTIYRAEPHGNNHLEWESENTLRIENWNEYTDETITLNIDDEIYDGWGWACKSLRMKDQSVRCLAPEK; encoded by the coding sequence ATGGATTCAAAGACTCAAGCTAATTCAAGTTCATCCCATACAAATTCTCGCAAACCTTGGATACGTAGACACCCAATTCTCATTACATTTACATTGTTGATTCTTGTACTGTTTGCCGCCGTATTCCTGTATTTCTGGCTCCGTCCTTACTTCTCCACGTTTGACCGTTCTGAGAAAGGAGAATTGAGCTATTCCATGCCTTCGCGGAACGGTGAATATACCGCCGAGATTTATGGTGTGCCCTATGGTGGTGCGGCAGGCGGGGTTACGATGTGGGTCGATGTGAAGAAGACGAATGCCCCTGAGGACTCCACAGTAAAAACGATCTATCGTGCCGAGCCCCACGGAAATAATCATCTTGAATGGGAAAGTGAAAACACACTCCGGATTGAAAACTGGAATGAATATACGGATGAGACCATCACCCTCAACATCGATGACGAAATATATGATGGATGGGGCTGGGCGTGCAAGAGCTTACGGATGAAAGATCAGTCTGTGCGATGCCTGGCACCCGAAAAATAA
- a CDS encoding DUF1273 domain-containing protein, which yields MKNLLITGYRAHELQIFGQKHEGIPFIKKAISSRLTPLVEDGLEWVLTPGQYGVDLWACEVVIDLKKTYPHLKLSIITAFQNPEEQWKEDKQEYYRSILSGVDYYGAISNQPYIGPWQFTARDDLLLRKSDGLLLVYDEDAGEGSPRFVKEKAVKKEQNEDYTIISVTSEDIQSVAEDERMNDIADFDDSSF from the coding sequence CTGAAAAACCTGTTAATCACCGGTTACCGGGCACATGAATTGCAGATTTTTGGACAAAAGCATGAAGGTATTCCTTTTATCAAAAAGGCCATCTCCTCCCGCCTCACACCCCTTGTCGAGGATGGTCTGGAATGGGTACTAACCCCGGGACAATACGGTGTGGACCTGTGGGCCTGCGAAGTGGTGATTGATCTGAAGAAGACGTATCCGCATCTGAAGCTATCGATCATCACTGCCTTTCAGAACCCGGAGGAGCAATGGAAAGAAGACAAGCAGGAGTATTACCGTTCCATCCTCTCGGGTGTGGACTATTACGGTGCGATTAGCAATCAACCTTATATCGGGCCGTGGCAGTTCACTGCACGGGATGACCTGTTGCTGCGTAAAAGCGACGGTCTTCTGCTCGTCTATGACGAAGATGCCGGGGAAGGCAGTCCGCGTTTTGTGAAGGAAAAAGCCGTGAAGAAAGAGCAGAATGAGGACTATACGATCATCAGTGTCACTTCAGAGGATATCCAATCGGTAGCTGAGGATGAACGCATGAACGATATTGCCGACTTCGACGATTCTTCATTCTGA
- a CDS encoding SDR family NAD(P)-dependent oxidoreductase, which produces MIQGQTILITGGTGSWGQKLTEVLLEQDPAEIRLLSRNEYAQIAMQREFNHDPRLRFVIGDIRDYRAVEDACKGVDVLFHLAALKHVPVCEDQPDEAFKTNVIGTQNIIRAAIRMQVPKVIDVSTDKAVDPINVYGMTKALGEKMMIRANWLSEGTRFVCIRGGNVLGTSGSVVPLFHRQIDEGKSPTITDKGMTRFFLTRTEAIHLLLKAAEAAVGGETFVMKMKACKMTELASVMLEQAGRPSFDYKVTGIRPGEKLHEVLISPYEAPRTYQYDAQYYVILPEHQDKGLTDQYSSLSRVNFSEYRSDSAMMNKPAIARFLRAGGYID; this is translated from the coding sequence ATGATTCAAGGACAAACGATTCTGATCACCGGAGGAACAGGCTCCTGGGGTCAAAAGCTGACCGAGGTGCTGCTGGAGCAGGACCCGGCTGAGATTCGTCTTCTGTCACGTAATGAATACGCCCAGATTGCGATGCAGCGTGAGTTCAACCATGACCCGCGTCTGCGATTCGTCATTGGGGACATCCGGGATTATCGGGCAGTGGAAGATGCGTGCAAAGGCGTAGATGTGCTCTTCCATCTAGCTGCGTTGAAGCATGTTCCAGTCTGCGAGGACCAGCCAGATGAAGCGTTCAAGACCAATGTGATCGGGACGCAGAACATTATTCGGGCTGCGATCCGCATGCAGGTTCCCAAAGTCATTGATGTGTCCACCGATAAGGCGGTAGATCCGATTAACGTATATGGCATGACAAAGGCCTTGGGTGAAAAAATGATGATTCGCGCCAACTGGCTGAGTGAAGGCACTCGGTTTGTCTGCATCCGCGGGGGCAATGTGCTTGGAACCAGCGGCAGTGTCGTGCCTTTGTTCCATCGTCAGATCGATGAAGGCAAGAGCCCGACCATTACGGACAAAGGCATGACCCGCTTTTTCCTAACGCGTACCGAAGCCATACATCTACTGCTTAAGGCGGCTGAGGCGGCGGTGGGCGGGGAGACGTTTGTGATGAAAATGAAAGCTTGCAAGATGACGGAACTGGCCTCCGTCATGTTGGAACAGGCAGGTCGTCCATCCTTCGATTATAAGGTGACAGGCATACGTCCAGGCGAGAAATTGCATGAAGTGCTCATTTCGCCCTATGAAGCACCGCGCACGTACCAATACGATGCGCAGTATTATGTCATCCTGCCTGAGCATCAGGACAAGGGACTGACCGATCAGTACAGTAGCCTGTCTCGTGTGAACTTCTCCGAGTATCGTTCGGACAGTGCCATGATGAACAAGCCAGCGATCGCCCGGTTTTTGCGTGCAGGCGGATATATCGACTAA
- a CDS encoding nucleotide sugar dehydrogenase, translating to MEGMEENHQHKQHEGKEELQQRKLIQHINDRSLKAVVIGLGYVGLPMAVEMAQAGYQVHGIDIDTSKIAKLTAGHSYVIGIEDDVLQSLMQAGLFAASTDYAAVEQVNIIVICVPTPLTAEHQPDISYISAAVDGMTPYLQEGSLVILESTTYPGTTEERVKQPIEAANGWRAGEQFYVCYSPERVDPGSVNYGVKNTPKIIGGSTPACLDYGKQFYGSFLNEVVPVSSTTVAETAKLFENTFRSVNIALVNELTPACEQMGVNIWEVLGAAATKPFGYMPFYPGPGIGGHCIPIDPIYLSWAANRQGSELQFIQLADATNRQMPERVVKRATELLEQNGVSVQAAHVVLAGMAYKKDIDDLRESPALDVFRLLSAAGAEVIFTDPMVPVFRKDDGTMLQSRPAAPELWTGADLVIITTDHSGFNYQEMADHAKLIFDTRNATAGCHGGNIVVLGQPVRQGKTGEVYGKL from the coding sequence GTGGAAGGAATGGAAGAGAATCATCAGCACAAGCAGCACGAAGGAAAAGAAGAGTTACAGCAACGCAAACTAATACAACATATTAATGACCGCTCCCTGAAGGCTGTCGTCATTGGTCTCGGTTATGTAGGTTTACCTATGGCCGTGGAGATGGCACAAGCAGGTTATCAGGTTCATGGGATTGACATCGATACCTCCAAGATAGCGAAGCTGACCGCCGGGCATTCGTATGTCATCGGTATAGAAGATGATGTCCTGCAGTCTCTGATGCAGGCAGGCTTATTCGCGGCAAGCACTGATTATGCAGCAGTGGAGCAAGTCAATATCATTGTCATCTGTGTGCCGACTCCGCTGACCGCCGAGCATCAACCGGATATCTCGTATATTTCGGCAGCGGTGGATGGCATGACTCCTTATCTGCAGGAGGGTAGCCTGGTTATTTTGGAAAGCACGACCTATCCGGGCACGACGGAGGAACGCGTGAAACAACCGATTGAAGCGGCGAACGGCTGGCGAGCTGGAGAACAGTTCTACGTCTGTTATTCTCCAGAGCGGGTAGATCCGGGCAGTGTGAATTATGGTGTGAAAAATACCCCGAAGATCATTGGCGGCTCTACACCTGCCTGTCTGGATTATGGTAAACAGTTCTACGGCTCGTTCCTCAATGAAGTTGTGCCGGTCAGTTCAACGACGGTAGCGGAGACGGCGAAGCTGTTCGAAAATACGTTTCGCAGTGTCAACATTGCACTCGTGAATGAGCTGACTCCGGCCTGTGAACAGATGGGTGTAAACATCTGGGAGGTGCTGGGTGCGGCGGCAACCAAGCCATTTGGTTACATGCCATTCTATCCAGGTCCCGGCATAGGCGGACATTGTATTCCAATCGATCCGATCTATCTGTCCTGGGCTGCAAACCGGCAGGGGTCGGAGCTGCAATTCATCCAGCTGGCAGATGCAACCAATCGGCAAATGCCAGAGAGAGTGGTGAAGCGTGCAACGGAGCTGCTGGAGCAGAATGGTGTATCTGTTCAGGCAGCGCATGTTGTTCTGGCGGGTATGGCTTATAAAAAAGACATCGACGACTTGCGCGAATCGCCAGCGCTGGACGTCTTCCGGCTACTGAGCGCAGCGGGTGCAGAGGTGATTTTCACCGATCCAATGGTGCCTGTCTTCCGTAAGGATGACGGTACGATGCTCCAGTCTCGGCCTGCTGCGCCAGAATTGTGGACAGGGGCTGATCTGGTGATTATCACCACGGATCATTCGGGATTCAATTATCAGGAGATGGCGGATCATGCGAAGCTGATTTTTGATACACGCAATGCAACGGCCGGATGCCACGGGGGAAATATTGTGGTGCTGGGCCAACCTGTTCGGCAAGGAAAAACGGGAGAAGTCTATGGCAAATTATGA